One genomic segment of Arcobacter porcinus includes these proteins:
- a CDS encoding FtsW/RodA/SpoVE family cell cycle protein → MRLFDKRTISHFDSVSIILVLPLIVLSYFLIQGANDSLANKQLFYYTVSLFIFFLVFILPIRKSLFIIPILYWLSIILLILVEFIGVTKLGARRWISIPFTDSTIQPSEIIKPIYILMLGYLIQDRPPSKGGYGLKDFGYFSIFILIPFFLIAIEPDLGTALVMLLVGYGILFVVGVNWKIWLAIFIFVLTFIPFSYSYILKDYQKKRVHDFIVAEKPSYHVQQSIIAIGSGGLTGKDNEEATQTQLKFLPIATSDFIFAYLVERFGFMGGFGVILLYVLLVFHLLSYNLSLAFKKDYITKVFATGLALLIFFNMSVNILMVIGFAPVVGIPLPFFSYGGSSFVNFIVTFSILQNLVSYRYKDSYNYERNL, encoded by the coding sequence ATGCGACTATTTGATAAAAGAACTATCTCACACTTTGATTCTGTTTCTATAATATTAGTTTTGCCACTAATAGTACTATCTTATTTCCTCATTCAAGGAGCAAATGATAGTTTGGCAAATAAACAGTTGTTTTATTATACCGTTTCATTGTTTATATTCTTTTTAGTTTTTATTTTACCAATAAGAAAGAGTTTGTTTATAATTCCTATTTTATATTGGTTATCAATTATATTACTTATTTTAGTTGAGTTTATTGGAGTTACTAAACTTGGGGCTAGAAGATGGATTAGTATTCCATTTACAGATTCAACAATTCAACCATCAGAAATAATAAAACCAATATATATTTTAATGCTTGGTTATTTAATTCAAGATAGACCACCATCAAAAGGTGGTTATGGGTTAAAAGATTTTGGATATTTTTCTATATTTATTTTAATACCATTTTTTCTAATTGCAATAGAACCAGATTTAGGAACAGCTCTTGTTATGCTTTTAGTTGGTTATGGAATACTTTTTGTTGTTGGAGTAAATTGGAAAATTTGGCTTGCAATATTTATTTTTGTATTGACTTTTATACCATTTTCATATAGTTATATTTTAAAAGATTATCAAAAGAAGCGAGTTCATGATTTTATTGTTGCAGAAAAACCTAGTTACCATGTTCAGCAAAGTATTATTGCTATTGGTTCAGGTGGTCTTACAGGAAAAGATAATGAAGAAGCAACTCAAACCCAATTAAAATTTTTACCTATTGCTACAAGTGATTTTATTTTTGCTTATTTAGTTGAAAGATTTGGATTTATGGGTGGATTTGGAGTTATTCTTTTGTATGTTTTACTCGTTTTTCATCTACTTAGTTACAACTTGAGCCTAGCTTTTAAAAAAGATTATATAACCAAGGTTTTTGCTACTGGATTAGCATTATTAATTTTTTTTAATATGAGTGTAAATATTTTGATGGTTATTGGTTTTGCACCTGTTGTTGGTATTCCTTTACCATTTTTCTCTTATGGTGGAAGTTCATTTGTAAATTTTATAGTTACATTCTCTATTTTACAAAACTTAGTTTCATATAGATATAAAGATAGTTATAACTATGAAAGAAATCTATAG
- a CDS encoding murein hydrolase activator EnvC family protein has protein sequence MTKIVFLIFTIFLSFLNASNIDKKIEQNQAQLDSNQKKEASANEKMKILAKNIEEQNRDIATLERDIANINKDINTHQELLESSEKKLNQLQNDTKNLIIQKKQSEDEIVNIIIEEFSVSMALNLASKESLQEIIDNEIFSLLSDYSKEKIIKINENYNRLSKNTQQNQQEIDRLNNYILSREKKKNEFLSLKSTHTKSLANLQKEHNSYQNELKKVLDQQDGLNSILADLKILKQEELKKAEQQRLKEAQKAESLAQTKDARNQEFAKSLDLDVRKIGSSTDGVKIVKYKGQKTIAPLKSFKVEKLFGTYYDPVYKIKLFNESIVLSATEKDSKVFSVLNGKVVYAKKNAGILDNVVIVQHSNGLHTVYSHLDDIAPNIVVGKWIQKGSVVGRVNSNLTFQVTKDSAYIDPKELFKI, from the coding sequence ATGACTAAAATAGTTTTTTTAATATTTACTATTTTTTTATCTTTTTTAAATGCTTCAAATATTGATAAAAAAATAGAGCAAAATCAAGCACAATTAGATTCTAATCAAAAAAAAGAAGCTAGTGCAAATGAAAAGATGAAAATTCTTGCAAAAAATATTGAAGAGCAAAATAGAGATATTGCAACATTAGAAAGAGATATTGCAAATATTAATAAAGATATAAATACTCATCAAGAGTTACTTGAAAGCTCTGAAAAGAAACTAAATCAACTTCAAAATGATACAAAGAATTTAATTATCCAAAAAAAGCAAAGTGAAGATGAGATTGTAAATATAATTATAGAAGAATTTTCTGTATCAATGGCACTTAATTTGGCATCAAAAGAGTCTTTACAAGAGATAATAGATAATGAGATTTTTTCACTTTTATCTGATTACTCAAAAGAGAAGATTATTAAAATTAATGAAAACTACAATAGATTATCAAAAAACACTCAACAAAACCAACAAGAAATAGATAGATTAAATAACTATATTCTTTCAAGAGAGAAAAAAAAGAATGAGTTTTTATCTTTAAAATCAACTCATACAAAATCTTTAGCAAATCTTCAAAAAGAACACAACTCTTATCAAAATGAGTTAAAAAAAGTTTTAGATCAACAAGATGGATTAAACTCAATTCTTGCTGATTTAAAAATTTTAAAGCAAGAAGAGCTAAAAAAAGCTGAACAACAAAGATTAAAAGAGGCTCAAAAAGCTGAATCTTTAGCTCAAACAAAAGATGCAAGAAATCAAGAGTTTGCAAAAAGCTTAGACCTTGATGTACGAAAAATAGGTTCTTCAACTGATGGAGTAAAAATTGTAAAATATAAAGGTCAAAAAACAATAGCTCCTTTAAAATCTTTTAAAGTAGAAAAACTATTTGGTACATATTATGATCCTGTTTACAAAATAAAACTTTTTAATGAATCTATTGTTTTAAGTGCAACAGAAAAAGACTCTAAAGTTTTTTCAGTATTAAATGGAAAAGTTGTTTATGCAAAGAAAAATGCTGGAATTCTTGATAATGTTGTTATTGTTCAGCACTCAAATGGTCTTCATACTGTTTATTCTCATTTAGATGATATTGCTCCAAATATTGTAGTTGGGAAATGGATTCAAAAAGGTAGTGTTGTAGGAAGAGTTAATTCAAATCTTACTTTTCAAGTTACAAAAGATAGTGCTTATATAGATCCAAAAGAGTTATTTAAAATTTAG
- a CDS encoding energy transducer TonB — protein MKRIYIAFLISILIHLSFFIILNYSKLFEKKEVKDNQKPHSTSEIKFVKLAPKESFEESKQTPKIEPIPNPIKDKKEETIIKPKPKEQKEKEFKKDLQEAKENQKNILGESSDLQTSTLEQFLSQKDNIGNSEVFNELRELYGKEYDNFTKIQKAYLERNINNFQVITQRALNRLGYPMEAARLKLSGINIVEFTFHPNGDISNLRIISSSGYTIFDEHTLELIRIAYKDYPKPEENTILRFKVFYRFF, from the coding sequence ATGAAAAGAATTTATATAGCATTTCTAATATCAATTTTAATACATTTATCTTTTTTTATAATATTAAACTATTCAAAGTTATTTGAGAAAAAAGAGGTAAAAGATAATCAAAAACCTCATTCAACAAGTGAAATAAAATTTGTTAAGCTTGCACCTAAAGAGAGTTTTGAAGAGAGTAAACAAACTCCTAAAATAGAACCAATTCCTAATCCTATTAAAGATAAGAAAGAAGAAACTATTATAAAACCAAAGCCAAAAGAACAAAAAGAGAAAGAGTTTAAAAAAGATTTACAAGAAGCAAAAGAGAATCAAAAAAACATTTTAGGAGAGAGCTCTGATTTACAAACTTCAACTCTAGAACAATTTTTAAGTCAAAAAGACAATATTGGAAATAGTGAAGTTTTTAATGAATTAAGAGAACTTTATGGGAAAGAGTATGATAACTTCACAAAAATCCAAAAAGCTTATTTAGAAAGAAATATAAATAACTTTCAAGTAATCACACAAAGAGCTTTAAATAGATTAGGTTATCCAATGGAAGCTGCTAGGCTAAAACTATCTGGTATAAATATTGTTGAGTTTACTTTTCATCCAAATGGAGATATAAGTAATCTTAGAATAATCTCTTCAAGTGGTTATACAATCTTTGATGAACACACTTTAGAGTTAATAAGAATTGCTTACAAAGATTATCCAAAACCAGAAGAAAATACTATTCTAAGGTTTAAAGTATTTTATAGATTTTTCTAA
- the trmB gene encoding tRNA (guanosine(46)-N7)-methyltransferase TrmB, whose translation MPHIVFNKNILIDTPIKKEENQFLFIAKSFSKDESRKTEYKVAVNSLDKEFLLTIKDKDENFLIKSDKTTRISPVSLIKSALNSYVELTNSDILFENTKNLKEKKEHEHKYLKEIDYFVNDFKTTKEIVIEIGFGSGRHLLYQAKNNPDKIFIGLEIHFPSVEQLLTQLELQNITNVLVVNYDARLFMEFIESNQVGKIYVHFPVPWDKKPHRRIYSNEFVSEALRVLKLDGTLELRSDSRKYFDFCVDLLTNLPKAKISIDVNKELEVSSKYEDRWKKQGKNIYDLTLTSQVVDKEINLDFDFSFDFEINVDNFFEHAFLKAIIIKKYFVHIEELYYILNHKNSALIKVTMGNFDRPVTKYIIILDGKLSYYQGEPLPTSSNIAAHKKLKEILQK comes from the coding sequence ATGCCACATATAGTTTTTAATAAAAATATTTTAATAGATACTCCTATAAAAAAGGAAGAAAATCAATTCTTATTTATTGCAAAAAGTTTTTCAAAAGATGAATCAAGAAAAACTGAATATAAAGTTGCAGTAAATAGTTTAGATAAAGAGTTTTTACTTACAATAAAAGACAAAGATGAGAATTTCTTAATTAAGTCAGATAAAACAACTAGAATATCTCCTGTATCACTTATAAAATCTGCTCTTAACTCTTATGTAGAATTAACAAATAGTGATATTTTATTTGAAAATACAAAAAACTTAAAAGAGAAAAAAGAGCATGAGCATAAATATTTAAAAGAGATTGATTATTTTGTAAATGACTTTAAAACAACAAAAGAGATTGTAATAGAGATAGGTTTTGGAAGTGGAAGACACTTACTTTATCAAGCAAAAAATAATCCTGATAAAATTTTTATTGGACTTGAGATACATTTTCCATCAGTTGAACAGCTTTTAACTCAATTAGAACTTCAAAATATTACAAATGTTTTAGTTGTAAATTATGATGCAAGACTTTTTATGGAGTTTATAGAATCAAATCAAGTTGGAAAAATATATGTTCATTTTCCTGTTCCTTGGGATAAAAAACCTCATAGAAGAATCTATTCAAATGAGTTTGTAAGTGAAGCTTTAAGAGTTTTAAAACTTGATGGAACTTTGGAGTTAAGATCAGATAGTAGAAAATATTTTGATTTTTGTGTAGATTTACTTACAAATCTTCCTAAAGCAAAAATATCTATAGATGTAAATAAAGAGCTAGAAGTTTCAAGTAAATATGAAGATAGATGGAAAAAACAGGGAAAAAACATCTACGATTTAACTCTTACTTCTCAAGTTGTAGATAAAGAGATAAATTTGGATTTTGACTTCTCATTTGATTTTGAGATAAATGTAGATAATTTCTTTGAACACGCTTTCTTAAAAGCAATTATTATAAAAAAATATTTTGTGCATATTGAAGAGCTTTATTATATTTTAAATCATAAAAATTCTGCTTTAATAAAAGTAACTATGGGTAATTTTGATAGACCTGTTACAAAATATATAATTATTTTAGATGGAAAACTATCTTATTATCAAGGTGAGCCTCTTCCTACTAGTTCAAACATTGCTGCACATAAAAAGCTAAAAGAGATTTTACAAAAATGA
- a CDS encoding RluA family pseudouridine synthase, whose amino-acid sequence MYKNFIVEKEDRLDKFLTQELDSSRNQILQLIKKEFVKVDGKIVNKNGFKLKASQNIEVFLPQIENNFKEDSQIIEFFKDFDIKIIYEDDDILVLNKPANLTVHEASSTKEPTLVDWLKLKKISLSTISGDLRHGIVHRLDKGTSGILTIAKTNEAHQALAKQFEERTVGRYYIAIVDMPLKNNITVEKDIGRNPNNRLKMAVIDGARYAKTSFLKIESSLDEKLEFIACKLFTGRTHQIRVHLNSLNRHILGDSLYGYKPNSSKINRFFLHAYFLEIIHPIKKTKVCFKADIPQDLEDFINNNFSKEKIDEKIDPNKLLDTFNSSF is encoded by the coding sequence ATGTATAAAAATTTTATTGTAGAAAAAGAAGATAGATTAGATAAGTTTTTAACTCAAGAATTAGATAGTTCAAGAAATCAAATTTTACAACTTATAAAAAAAGAGTTTGTAAAAGTTGATGGAAAAATCGTAAATAAAAATGGATTTAAATTAAAAGCTTCACAAAATATTGAAGTATTTTTACCTCAAATTGAAAATAATTTTAAAGAAGATAGTCAGATTATTGAATTTTTCAAAGATTTTGATATTAAAATAATATATGAAGATGATGATATTTTAGTTTTAAATAAACCTGCGAACTTAACTGTTCATGAAGCTAGTAGTACAAAAGAGCCGACTTTGGTTGATTGGTTAAAACTAAAAAAAATCTCTTTATCAACTATTAGTGGAGATTTAAGACATGGAATTGTTCATAGATTAGATAAAGGAACAAGTGGAATTTTAACTATTGCAAAAACAAATGAAGCTCATCAAGCTTTAGCAAAACAGTTTGAAGAGAGAACTGTAGGAAGATACTATATTGCAATTGTTGATATGCCTTTAAAAAATAATATCACAGTAGAAAAAGATATTGGAAGAAATCCAAATAATAGATTAAAAATGGCTGTAATAGATGGTGCAAGATATGCAAAAACATCTTTTTTGAAAATTGAATCATCTTTAGATGAAAAATTAGAATTTATTGCTTGTAAGCTTTTTACAGGGAGAACTCATCAAATAAGAGTGCATTTAAACTCATTAAACCGTCATATACTTGGAGATTCTTTATATGGTTATAAGCCTAACTCAAGTAAAATAAATCGTTTTTTTTTACATGCTTATTTTTTAGAAATAATACATCCTATAAAAAAAACAAAAGTATGCTTTAAAGCAGATATCCCTCAAGATTTAGAAGATTTTATAAATAATAATTTTTCCAAGGAGAAAATAGATGAAAAAATTGATCCCAACAAGCTTCTTGATACTTTTAACTCTAGTTTTTAG
- a CDS encoding fibronectin type III domain-containing protein → MKKLIPTSFLILLTLVFSSCSSTLFNQNSEVDKTFQTVDYDSIISIPSMTSVGFEWKRVDDSRVEGYNFYRANADKNETKLKLIYSGKNKLESHYVDKNLEPNTKYIYQISVKLKDNKESLSTKAYLVQTLPRLEEVKFAQAISNLPRQVKIIWQPHPDKRVDYYEIERFNPSSKDWNVVSSKIKNRLSAEFIDSKLKDGTTYKYKVIAYTFESISSNPSEILEATTKSLPLPISNLKASDNIPKKIYLSWQTSSTSDVIYYDIYRSSYEKIGFSKIARVKADVAEYTDELKKDNQSFYYKIVSVDKDKLESTQDVSSVRGKSLIEPAKPVLTLAQIQDKKAILNWKEADDRAEAYNVIKKTKKNLFVTDTLVIKGIKGLRFEDKDVVSGVEYNYSVQAIDEFGLVSEPSNEAKIILPIAE, encoded by the coding sequence ATGAAAAAATTGATCCCAACAAGCTTCTTGATACTTTTAACTCTAGTTTTTAGTTCTTGTTCGAGTACACTATTTAACCAAAATAGTGAAGTAGATAAAACTTTCCAAACAGTTGATTATGATTCTATTATATCAATTCCATCTATGACTTCAGTTGGTTTTGAATGGAAAAGAGTAGATGATTCAAGAGTTGAAGGATACAATTTTTATAGAGCAAATGCTGATAAAAATGAGACTAAATTAAAATTAATCTACTCAGGTAAAAATAAGCTAGAATCTCACTATGTTGATAAAAACCTTGAACCAAATACAAAATATATTTATCAAATATCTGTTAAATTAAAAGACAACAAAGAGTCTTTATCGACAAAAGCTTATCTAGTACAAACCCTTCCAAGACTTGAAGAGGTAAAATTTGCACAAGCAATATCAAATCTTCCTAGACAAGTAAAAATAATTTGGCAACCACATCCAGATAAAAGAGTTGATTATTATGAAATAGAAAGATTTAATCCAAGTTCAAAAGATTGGAATGTTGTTAGTTCAAAAATAAAAAATAGATTGTCGGCTGAATTTATTGATTCAAAACTAAAAGATGGAACAACTTACAAATATAAAGTTATAGCATATACTTTTGAAAGTATTAGTTCAAATCCAAGTGAAATTTTAGAAGCAACAACAAAAAGCCTTCCTCTTCCAATTTCTAATCTAAAAGCATCTGATAATATTCCTAAAAAAATATATCTATCTTGGCAAACAAGTAGCACTTCAGATGTAATCTATTATGATATTTATAGAAGCTCTTATGAAAAAATTGGTTTTAGTAAAATTGCTAGAGTAAAAGCTGATGTTGCTGAATATACAGATGAATTAAAAAAAGACAATCAATCTTTTTATTACAAAATAGTATCTGTTGATAAAGATAAACTTGAAAGCACTCAAGATGTAAGTTCTGTAAGAGGAAAGTCTTTAATAGAACCTGCAAAACCTGTATTAACTCTTGCTCAAATTCAAGATAAAAAAGCTATTTTAAACTGGAAAGAAGCAGATGATAGAGCAGAAGCTTACAATGTAATCAAAAAAACAAAGAAAAATCTATTTGTAACTGATACTTTAGTAATAAAAGGTATAAAAGGTCTTAGATTTGAAGATAAAGATGTTGTAAGCGGGGTTGAATACAACTATAGTGTTCAAGCAATAGATGAGTTTGGTTTAGTTTCTGAACCAAGTAATGAAGCAAAAATAATTTTACCAATAGCCGAGTAA
- a CDS encoding cell division ATP-binding protein FtsE translates to MIIAKNLYLTYDNHKYIIKKGEFSIKEGEFIFIGGNSGSGKSTLLKSFYGELPIRHGELNIARQSVVGIRGNRLRTLRKDIGIIFQDYKLINEFTIEDNIMVPLKINNYIEETSRKQADDLLKLVKLYHKKGSYPNQLSGGEQQRIAVARALAHNPKIIIADEPTGNLDDTSADVVWNLLKSANERLGITIVVVTHRVPRHLGIKYRQLSIVEGAICEVS, encoded by the coding sequence ATGATTATTGCTAAAAATTTATATCTTACTTATGATAACCATAAGTATATTATAAAAAAAGGAGAATTCTCTATTAAAGAAGGAGAATTTATCTTCATTGGAGGAAATAGTGGTAGTGGAAAATCTACACTTCTAAAGTCTTTTTATGGAGAGCTTCCTATTCGTCATGGAGAGCTAAATATCGCTAGACAAAGTGTAGTTGGAATAAGAGGAAACAGATTAAGAACTCTTAGAAAAGATATAGGAATTATTTTTCAAGATTATAAACTAATCAATGAATTTACAATTGAAGATAATATTATGGTTCCTTTAAAAATAAATAACTATATAGAAGAGACTTCAAGAAAACAAGCTGATGATCTTTTAAAACTTGTAAAACTTTATCATAAAAAAGGTTCTTACCCAAATCAATTAAGTGGTGGTGAGCAACAAAGAATAGCAGTTGCCAGAGCTTTAGCTCATAATCCAAAAATAATAATAGCTGATGAGCCAACAGGAAATTTAGATGATACATCAGCTGATGTTGTTTGGAATTTGTTAAAAAGTGCGAATGAGAGATTAGGAATTACTATTGTAGTTGTAACACATAGAGTTCCTAGACATTTAGGTATAAAATATAGACAACTTTCGATAGTAGAAGGGGCTATTTGTGAAGTCTCTTAA
- a CDS encoding FtsX-like permease family protein — MKSLKATFAFFIPLLSMLIAFCIYLLITNIVDNYKSKISKDYSIVVVSKIEFKKDDFGKLAGINVSDLKLLSNEKIIENIKSNLSSSSITLLRTKLPYFYQLYLENFPTSTELEKIKKTLLSKNGVKTVEIFYKNHSQVYILLLILSTISFSLFIIITIFAVIILAKQIKLWFHEHRVKIAILRLHGASIIYSASSIIKQAFLSSFLAFLVSSGVLIYISNNIEAIFPFELQDIVNIEINLEIEILKIFALAFIISLCTIFGTLLKYKIDND, encoded by the coding sequence GTGAAGTCTCTTAAAGCTACTTTTGCATTTTTTATTCCTCTTTTATCTATGCTTATAGCATTTTGTATATATCTGTTAATTACAAATATCGTTGATAATTATAAAAGTAAAATATCTAAAGATTATTCAATAGTTGTAGTTTCAAAAATAGAGTTCAAAAAAGATGATTTTGGAAAACTTGCAGGTATTAATGTAAGTGATTTAAAGCTACTTTCAAATGAGAAAATAATAGAAAACATTAAGTCTAATCTATCTTCTAGCTCAATTACTCTTTTAAGAACAAAACTTCCATACTTTTATCAATTATATTTAGAAAATTTTCCTACTAGTACAGAATTAGAAAAAATCAAGAAAACACTTCTTAGTAAAAATGGTGTAAAAACTGTTGAAATTTTTTATAAAAATCATAGTCAAGTTTATATTTTATTATTAATTTTAAGCACAATATCATTCTCTTTATTTATTATTATTACAATTTTTGCTGTTATTATATTAGCAAAACAGATAAAACTTTGGTTTCATGAACATAGAGTTAAAATAGCAATTTTAAGACTTCATGGAGCATCTATAATTTATAGTGCATCATCAATTATAAAACAAGCTTTTCTTAGCTCATTTCTAGCTTTTTTAGTATCATCTGGAGTTTTAATATATATATCAAATAATATTGAAGCTATCTTCCCTTTTGAGTTACAAGATATAGTAAATATAGAGATAAATCTGGAAATAGAGATATTAAAGATTTTTGCACTTGCTTTTATAATATCTTTATGCACTATTTTTGGAACACTCTTAAAATATAAGATAGATAATGACTAA
- the mrdA gene encoding penicillin-binding protein 2: MKIRLNIIFTIILIFALILITRIYFLSIKSNTYYEELSKNNYIKKSFKAPIRGIIEDRNNTPIALNLIGFSINIKPHLSSSYNRAKLDSILDDIIKYLPEYNKDILREEYLKNDSPYNHEFIKLIDFVSYEEMLTKFTYLQSNEDIQVELSSKRHYPFNELATHIIGYVGKATKKEIENNEVAKFNKITGKSGIEKYYNDKLQGTLGYKEVKVNAYNKELEIIDEKDASTDNKVKITIDIQLQKFLQEQFKDKSGSVIIMDSTNGEILAASSFPEYNSNIFVKGISQSEWDVLRNDFNHPFTNKITNGLYPPGSVIKMGVAMSFLENGIPENFSVTCTGKLEIGNRNFRCWKLSGHGHIDFKSSIEKSCDDFYYKGSLKIGIDKISQTLDKFGFGQKTGIDLDNEFIGINPNKEWKERRFNEPWYIGETVITSIGQGNMLTTPLQIARFTAYFANGKLPKPHLNKEAYEEPIELDFKKEHLDLMRESMYDVVNSASGTARRYIKSKVRIAAKTGTAQVYTIPQDEKVRMKESELEYYQRSHAWITAFGPYKNPKYVVTVIVEHGESGGRATGGIVSNIYDKLYELGYITELE, encoded by the coding sequence ATGAAAATTAGATTAAATATCATATTTACTATTATTCTTATTTTTGCTCTTATATTAATTACAAGAATATATTTTTTATCTATTAAATCAAATACTTATTATGAAGAGTTATCGAAAAATAACTATATTAAGAAGTCTTTTAAAGCTCCTATAAGAGGGATTATAGAAGATAGAAACAATACTCCTATTGCTTTAAATCTTATTGGTTTCTCAATTAATATAAAACCTCATTTAAGCTCTTCTTATAATAGAGCAAAATTAGACTCTATTTTGGATGATATTATAAAATATCTACCTGAATACAATAAAGATATTTTAAGAGAAGAGTATTTAAAAAATGATTCTCCTTATAATCATGAATTTATAAAACTTATTGATTTTGTATCTTATGAAGAGATGTTAACAAAATTTACATATTTGCAAAGCAATGAAGATATCCAAGTTGAACTATCTTCAAAACGACATTACCCTTTTAATGAGTTAGCAACACATATAATTGGATATGTAGGAAAGGCTACAAAAAAAGAGATTGAAAATAATGAAGTTGCAAAATTCAATAAAATAACTGGTAAAAGTGGTATTGAAAAATATTATAATGATAAACTACAAGGAACACTTGGCTACAAAGAGGTAAAAGTAAATGCCTACAATAAAGAGCTTGAAATAATTGATGAAAAAGATGCTTCAACAGATAATAAAGTTAAAATTACAATAGATATACAGCTTCAAAAATTTCTTCAAGAGCAATTTAAAGACAAAAGTGGTTCTGTTATTATTATGGATTCAACAAATGGAGAGATTTTAGCAGCATCTTCTTTTCCTGAATATAATAGTAATATTTTTGTAAAAGGTATTTCTCAAAGTGAGTGGGATGTATTAAGAAATGATTTTAATCACCCTTTTACAAATAAGATTACAAATGGTCTTTATCCTCCTGGTTCTGTAATTAAAATGGGTGTTGCTATGTCATTTTTAGAGAATGGTATTCCTGAAAACTTTAGTGTAACATGCACAGGAAAACTTGAAATTGGAAATAGAAATTTTAGATGTTGGAAATTATCAGGTCATGGTCATATAGATTTTAAAAGCTCTATTGAGAAAAGTTGCGATGACTTTTATTATAAAGGAAGCTTAAAAATAGGTATTGATAAGATTTCTCAAACTTTAGATAAATTTGGTTTTGGTCAAAAAACAGGAATAGATTTAGATAATGAGTTTATAGGAATAAATCCAAATAAAGAGTGGAAAGAGAGAAGATTTAATGAACCTTGGTATATTGGAGAGACTGTAATTACTTCAATAGGTCAAGGAAATATGCTTACAACTCCTTTACAAATAGCAAGATTTACAGCATATTTTGCAAATGGTAAATTACCAAAACCTCATTTAAATAAAGAGGCTTATGAAGAACCTATTGAACTTGACTTTAAAAAAGAGCATTTAGATCTTATGAGAGAGTCAATGTATGATGTTGTAAACTCAGCTTCTGGAACTGCTAGAAGATATATTAAATCAAAAGTAAGAATAGCTGCAAAAACTGGTACTGCTCAAGTTTATACTATTCCTCAAGATGAAAAAGTAAGAATGAAAGAGAGTGAACTTGAATATTATCAAAGATCTCACGCTTGGATTACTGCTTTTGGTCCATATAAAAATCCCAAATATGTTGTTACAGTTATTGTTGAGCATGGAGAAAGTGGAGGAAGAGCAACTGGTGGAATTGTAAGTAATATATATGATAAGCTTTATGAACTTGGCTATATTACTGAATTAGAGTAG